The following proteins are encoded in a genomic region of Petrotoga sp. 9PWA.NaAc.5.4:
- a CDS encoding ROK family protein — translation MVVVGIDLGGTEIKGGLVDEEKGIINKVSYPTQVELGNYKVIENISNVIRELAKDTNVSSVGIGSPGSIDRDNGIVKFSPNFPNWRNFELAKEIKKNVQKEVFVENDANAFALGEWYFGKAKGLKDFIALTLGTGIGSGVVCNNIFLTGKDGLAPELGHIVVVPNGPECGCGNRGCVEATSSAKSIAREAKNLIDRFPDSLVLKLAGSKEKIESKHVFEAYKKMDPLATIVVNFAIDSLARAIGGYIHAFNPEKIIIGGGLSKAGDALFVPLREMTKRYVMSSFADTYIIEQSSLVEDAGILGAASAALYGKEGRPKS, via the coding sequence GTGGTCGTTGTAGGAATAGATTTAGGAGGTACTGAGATTAAAGGTGGATTAGTCGATGAGGAAAAGGGTATTATTAATAAAGTTTCTTATCCAACACAAGTAGAACTGGGTAATTATAAGGTTATTGAAAATATTTCCAATGTAATCCGGGAATTAGCTAAAGATACAAACGTTTCATCAGTAGGAATAGGGTCTCCTGGATCAATTGATCGAGATAATGGAATTGTTAAATTTTCTCCTAACTTCCCTAATTGGCGCAATTTTGAATTGGCGAAAGAAATAAAGAAAAATGTTCAAAAAGAGGTGTTTGTTGAAAACGATGCTAATGCGTTTGCACTTGGTGAATGGTATTTTGGTAAAGCCAAAGGTCTTAAAGATTTTATTGCTTTAACTTTAGGTACAGGGATTGGTTCGGGGGTAGTTTGTAATAATATTTTTCTTACTGGAAAAGACGGGTTAGCACCTGAGTTAGGGCATATTGTTGTAGTACCAAATGGTCCGGAATGTGGATGTGGAAATAGGGGATGTGTAGAAGCAACTTCTTCCGCAAAATCCATTGCAAGAGAAGCAAAGAATTTAATCGACAGATTTCCTGATAGTTTAGTTCTAAAACTTGCAGGTTCTAAAGAAAAGATAGAATCTAAACATGTTTTTGAAGCTTATAAGAAAATGGATCCCTTAGCAACGATTGTAGTTAATTTTGCTATTGATTCTTTGGCTCGTGCAATAGGAGGGTATATACACGCTTTTAATCCGGAAAAAATCATAATTGGTGGGGGACTGAGTAAAGCAGGTGATGCTCTATTTGTGCCACTGCGTGAAATGACAAAAAGATATGTAATGAGCAGTTTTGCCGATACTTATATTATTGAACAATCTTCTTTAGTGGAAGATGCTGGTATTCTTGGCGCTGCATCGGCTGCTTTGTATGGGAAAGAGGGCAGGCCAAAATCTTAG
- a CDS encoding DUF86 domain-containing protein: MQNDIIINKTAIIERCIYRINEEYNNDPANLKNYTKQDSIILNIQRACEACIDIAMHIVSTNKLGVPQTTRQVFDILNEANIIDERLADRLKAMVGFRNIAVHDYRTLNLSIVQKIIEEHLNDFLEFTKITLKLLD; encoded by the coding sequence ATGCAAAATGATATTATAATAAATAAAACTGCGATTATTGAGAGATGTATTTATAGAATAAACGAAGAATATAACAATGATCCAGCAAATTTAAAAAATTATACAAAGCAAGACTCAATAATATTAAATATTCAAAGAGCGTGTGAAGCTTGTATTGATATAGCCATGCATATTGTTTCTACTAATAAATTAGGAGTTCCACAGACAACTCGTCAAGTTTTTGATATTCTAAATGAAGCGAACATTATTGATGAAAGGTTAGCTGACAGATTGAAAGCAATGGTGGGATTTCGAAATATAGCTGTTCATGATTATCGAACTCTTAATTTGAGCATAGTTCAAAAAATTATTGAAGAACATCTAAACGATTTTCTTGAATTTACAAAGATAACTTTAAAATTGTTAGATTGA
- a CDS encoding nucleotidyltransferase domain-containing protein: MITQQQIEIIKNFLIKNLDVDVIYLFGSSVKNIMREDSDIDIAFLSEKSVDAFDLFLLSQKLADLVGREVDLIDIKKASTVFQTQIISTGLVIYSYDEKKRAIFEMITYKSYARLNEEREEILNKIKESGSIYAK, from the coding sequence ATGATAACCCAGCAGCAAATTGAAATTATAAAAAACTTTTTAATCAAAAATTTAGATGTAGATGTAATATATCTTTTTGGATCTTCAGTAAAAAACATAATGAGAGAAGATAGTGATATTGATATTGCCTTTTTGAGTGAAAAATCCGTAGATGCGTTTGATCTTTTCCTTTTATCTCAGAAATTAGCTGATTTAGTAGGCAGAGAAGTAGATTTAATAGATATTAAAAAAGCATCTACTGTTTTTCAAACTCAAATCATAAGTACCGGACTTGTAATTTACTCTTATGATGAGAAAAAAAGAGCCATCTTTGAAATGATTACCTATAAAAGTTATGCAAGGTTAAATGAAGAAAGAGAAGAAATTCTAAATAAAATAAAAGAAAGCGGGAGCATATATGCAAAATGA
- a CDS encoding DNA repair exonuclease has product MKILHTADLHLKEYEDERWKSLKQIIEVGKQENIELLLISGDLFDKDMDSEKLRPKIREIFSNNKFRIIILPGNHDSDSYKNGLYFGENVTVLNNPDLSLEFNNVCIWGFPFEPLSSEDILSKIRLFSSKLDNTKINILMIHGELLDAFYSRDDFGDEGKERYMPIKLSYFKSCGFDYVLAGHFHTNFNNYEFEKNKYFVYPGSPVSITKKEVKQRKVNVFEVGQPPHDYLIDTFHYVEIKINLNPFDDTNPVELVKKEIEKAHKNAKMIFTITGYINSDSIHMSEQEIVQQLKKLEGYNAEFPNLEFIDIKRILEDSLFDKFYKKVKAKNYPPEKEKELLDFAIRAMMEVVKK; this is encoded by the coding sequence ATGAAAATCCTTCATACCGCAGATCTTCATTTGAAAGAATATGAAGATGAAAGATGGAAGAGTTTAAAACAAATTATAGAAGTTGGAAAACAAGAGAATATTGAGCTTCTTTTAATAAGTGGAGATCTTTTTGATAAAGATATGGACTCAGAAAAACTTAGACCAAAAATTCGAGAAATCTTTTCAAATAACAAATTCAGAATAATTATTCTTCCAGGCAATCATGACAGCGATTCATATAAAAATGGTTTGTATTTTGGAGAAAACGTAACTGTTTTAAATAATCCAGATCTTTCGCTTGAATTTAACAATGTCTGCATATGGGGCTTCCCTTTTGAACCTTTATCTTCAGAAGATATTCTAAGTAAAATTAGACTGTTTTCTTCTAAATTAGATAATACCAAAATAAACATATTAATGATTCATGGTGAATTACTTGATGCCTTCTATTCAAGAGATGATTTTGGAGATGAGGGTAAAGAGAGGTACATGCCTATAAAACTATCTTACTTTAAATCTTGTGGTTTTGATTATGTACTTGCGGGACATTTTCACACAAACTTTAATAATTATGAATTTGAAAAAAATAAATATTTTGTATATCCAGGCTCGCCGGTGTCAATTACTAAAAAAGAAGTCAAACAAAGAAAGGTTAATGTTTTTGAAGTGGGCCAACCACCTCATGATTATTTGATAGATACATTCCATTATGTAGAAATTAAGATTAACTTAAACCCTTTTGACGATACTAACCCAGTTGAGTTAGTAAAAAAAGAAATAGAGAAAGCTCATAAAAATGCTAAGATGATTTTTACTATTACTGGGTACATAAACAGTGACTCGATTCATATGAGTGAACAAGAGATAGTTCAACAGCTAAAAAAGCTTGAGGGATACAATGCAGAATTTCCTAATTTGGAATTTATAGACATAAAAAGAATACTCGAAGACTCGCTTTTCGATAAGTTTTATAAGAAGGTTAAAGCTAAAAATTATCCACCTGAGAAAGAAAAAGAATTGTTAGATTTTGCAATTAGAGCAATGATGGAGGTTGTGAAAAAATGA